Sequence from the Bacillota bacterium genome:
TTGCTTCTTCTTCACTGCAGTAAAGACTGGCTGCAATGAGCTTCTCTACTTCGCGAATGTCAAGGGGGGACAGCCCGATCGTGCTGAGGCGGTTCGCACCCCGTTCCATAGCCTTGATAGCTTCCCTCAAAATATGATCTGACGACAGCTCTTCCTCCCGGTAAGTGCCTATCAGCAACAGATGGCGGATTTCATGTTCCAGAAAGATCGATTTCAGAATCTCCAGAGACCCGGGGTCGGCCCAGTGCAAGTCGTCGAGGAAAAGCACTAAAGGCGCACCTTCCCTGGCGAACGACTGGAGCAACTGGGAAAAGGCATAGAAAAGGCGTTCCCTGGCTTCCACGCTTGAACCGGCCTCCGCTTCTGGCTGCTCGCCCACCAAGCGCCCGACATACGGCATTAGTGCTGCAACCAGGGAAACATTGGCCCCCAGCTTTGTGAGGATTTGGTTTTTCCAGGCCGTTATTTCTTCGCGGCTCCGGGTCATAAGCCATTGAAACAACTGCCCGAAGGCCTCGATTATAGGACCATAGGGAGCCCTACTCTTGAGAGACTGGAACTTCGCGCTGATGAAAAATCCCTGCTTCTTTTGCATCTGCTTGCTGAATTGCTGGATCAGCCTTGTCTTGCCCACCCCAGCTTGACCTGCAACAAGAACGATTTCAGCCGGGCCGCGGCCAACCCTTTCCAGGGCCGCCTGCAAGAGTCGCAGTTCGCGTTCTCTTCCGTAAAACCCGGTTGTAAGATGAAATGTGGCAGGAATGTCATACTGTCCGATCCTAAAGGGAGTGATGCTTTTCTGTCTTTTCCATTCCTTGAGGCATTGGAGCAAATCCCGTCTCATGCCTTCAGCACTCTGATACCGGTCGTCCGGATCCCTGGCCAGGCATTTCATTACGATGTCGGAAAGAATCTCCGGGATTCGCCTGTCTAGCTGGTGAGGAGGTCTAATATCCCCGGCCATCAAATTATGGAACCATTCCAATCTATTCTTACCCTCAACGGGCAGCCGGCCCATCAGCATTTCATAGAAAATCACGCCCAGGGAAAACAGATCTGATCGCAGGTCCACGGGCCGGTTCAGACGGCCGGTCCGTTCAGGCGCAAGATAGAATAGGGTTGGGGGATCAGTATCTGGTCTCGTTACTCGGTTAGAATCTGCAAGACGAACCGCGTCATCTTGCTGGTTGATTGTCAAGATATCGGGGTTCAGGTTGCCCAGGATGACGCCTTTCTGGTGCAACCGGGAAAGAAGCTCCGCTAATTGCACAGCAAGGCGCAGAAACATCTCCGGTGACATCTCTTGCTGCTGTAGATACTGCCGGAATGGCACGGACTTTGAAGCGCCCGTTTCTGAGAGATGATTACCGTCGTCCGAATATGTTTCCCCAGAGCTCACATCGCCATCCAACGTCTCAAGCTCCTCGTCTATGATGGAACAAATTACAATCTTACTTTCTTTATAGCACCATTACCAGGAACATGCAAGCGCCACCGGCTACTTCTTTACCTCTCGATCCTCGCACTCCTTATTATGAGGCCCGACTTTCTCAGTTTAGCCTTCACTTTCACCTGGACATTGACACGGCGAAACTCATCATCCCACCGGTCCTTGAGATCCATATATGCCTGTTTTTGGCTGCCCCATTTGCCTCGGGGTGCCATGCCGGAAAAGTCGGCCGCATATTCGTCGAATGCATCTATCATTCCCAGGCTCTGTAAGACTTGCCCATCACCTGTTAATGGACCGAAGGGAGAGGCTCGACCATCACCGCTGCATTGAAAGAGTCTTGAAAATCTACCATCTTCGCCGATATGATAAACATTGAGAAATGATCTGTGCGGTCCCGCAGCACCCTGGATGACAACTGCATGAGGGTAAATGGCTCCCATTATTGGGTAAACAGTTAAGCCGACAAGATGCTCAAAAGGAATTGGTCTGTATGCTATAAACCCTCTATCCGTCTGTACCAATACCTTTTTATCTATTTTCACCCCTCTCCGTCGTGTAAAACTGAACGAATTCCTAAACCTCGTGCCAGAGGTTCGACTCCTCTCAGACCCACCATTTTCTATACTGCGGCAAAATCAACTACTGCGCTGCTTCACGGGCGGTGGGGCACCTACACCGCCGGGCTACCCAAAATGGGTGGTCCGCTGCCCTCTTTCTATTGATCCCGCGATTAATTCTATGCCGCTGGCATCGGGGATCGCATGGCAAGAACTATAAACCATAGGCGCTCCATGGGCTCTGTATATTATTGGTCACGGTCCTCGCTCTAGTACCGGCAGAAAGAATGCTGTTGAGTAAAGATCGGGTATAACAGTAGAGTTCGCCCAAGCGTCGCCGGGTTCATATCATGCGGGAGCTTATGATATGACGTTATCCGAAAGACATCCTCTCTAGACCCGATTCTAAACGGGTATTGTGTTTCCAAAATACTCACAATATAATCTAAGATAGAAGAGGTGAAGCTCTATGTCAGAAGTAGTTTTGCTAACTAACCTCGACGCCAACGCAATACTTTCAATCCTCAGCCAGATGAGCTTTGAAGAGAAAATACGCATATACTCTGAACTTGAAAAAGAACTTCGTTCAACACTCGCCAACCTGATCACCAGCATAAGGAAAGAGAATCAGTCAAATCCCATGTCACTTGAGGAAATAACCCGGGAAGTCGAAGAAGTTAGAGCTAAGCGCTATGAGACGAAAGCTTAAAGTAGTGCTTGATACAAATAGTTCCTAAGTCTACTTTCAAACCGCGTTTTGCAGACAAGAAAGCGGCGGAAGGCCAAGGATCCACTTTCAGACAGGTATTGTATTTCCCAAATGCTCACAATATAATCTGAGGCCGTACCCTACCGGGATCTCTCGAATATCAAGGCGAAATCTTGGCCGTTTTCTCGACCAGTTTGGTTTTGCCTGTCAATGGATCAGCTTTGAGAGATTCGCAGAATTCAACCGAATATCGGATGTTGCCGAGGTTCTTTCTGGCGAGGAAGGAGTTCATCTGATCGCTTATCTTGAGCCGCAACTCCTGTTCAGGAATCTCCGGTTCCCCGACCACCCTAATGACCAGCGATGTCTCTCCCGTTTGTACGAACTGGTACTGCTTTATCCCTGGGACATCCAAGTCATCAAGGAAGAGAGGATGCAGGAAATCCCATTTCCACTCTCCGTTCCGGAACCACATAATCTCTTCGTCGCGTCCCAGTATCCTATCTATGTATGTGTAAGGCAAGGCCCCTGTTCCTTGGCGGTTGAATCCTTCGACCATGTCATCAAGTCGATAGCGGATAAGTGGGAAAGCGCGATTGTATAGAGGCGTAATGATGAGTCTGTTGTGCTCGTCGACCTCACAATAGTTCATATCATCGAAAAGGTACAGACCTTTCTGTGAGTTCATTCCGATCCCGATAACTAGGGACTCTGTGCAAGCATAATAGTCTATTATATCGGCGCCAAATGTCTTCTGGAGATACCAGGATGTTTCTTCCGAGAGGGGTTCTCCTCCTGTGATGATCTTCTTGGGATGAATACAGATTTTGCCTTCTTTCTGCAGATCGGCGATTAGCTTTATGCACGACGGATATCCTCCGAGATAATTCGGGTTGAATCTCTGGATCCTGTCCACCCACGTTTCCCAGGGGTCCTGCACGTTCAGGATGACGCTCCTGGCCCCGTATTTCTCGATTCCGCTTAAGGCTAGAGCAGTGCTCGCATAGCCGCTTCCTACAGACGCTACATAGAGAACGCGGATAGGGAAATCCCTGAGAGTGATAGAATTCTTCCCGAGCATGCTTATGCGAATCATGTTTGCTTCGACAGCCGTCATGGCGCGTTCGTCATAAAGGAAATTACAGGGCTTGCCTGTGCTCCCTGAGCTGTGGACCAGGATGTAGCCATCGATGCTTTTGGAAGCCGGATCTCCGGCATCAAAAGCCCATTTATGCGAGGGAATCACTGGGTGCGGCGCTATTCTTTCAAAGTTACCGCGAACGTCATCCTTGGTAATGATCGGAAGATCCTGGGGAGTCAAATGCGGCAGATCAGCCTCCCGGATACCCCAAGCACGGTAAAGATCCCTGTAAAACGGCCTTTCCGAGAATGCGAATTTCACAACCTGGCTGAACCTTTCTTCGCTGAACCTCAGGATTCTTTCTCTAGGCCACCGGTTGTGCTGCAACAAGCGGTAACCCTCGTGGATCAGATTCATTATAGATACGAGCTTATGCCCGGACATTGTGTGAACGCTCCTCATGAAAAACGTGATTTTGCCGAGTACCAGAGTGTTAGCATGGGGGAAGATCAAATCTAGGGTACCAGAACTATTATATCCTCTCAACTCCTGACATGTAACCTTCTTTGGTTGATTTTTGCAGACTCACGCCCAATGAACTGAAAACCCGATTCCATGCCACTAACCCCAGACTCCGGTATATGCTCGGCAGGGATTGCCCATCGAGGGCTGCGTTCGGAAGTTGCGTTCCATGCCCCACCCCCTCTGGGCGATGATGCTTGACCACCTGTTGGAGGGATGCTACCCACGGTGAATGCTTCCTTACCTTTGGCCTGAAGAGAACAATGCACATCCCCCATGAAGCCTTCCAAAACGGCATCTTATCTTCTTGCCAATTAGTGGACATGATTTCTCGCCCGGGAAGGGGCGAGGGAGACAAATCAGGGGAATCTCTGTTCATACGCGGCCCGAATTGCGAGGGAAGGATCAGATGCGGGGTCCGGATGCTCATCGAGAACCTTATGAACCCCCGGCATTTCATCAGAACCGCCGGCCAATCGCTTCTGGGCATCAATATGTCCTTGGCGTTATGCAATAGGAACCCACATTAGACCGGGTGCATAGGATATGATGAGGAATTTGCCCCCGCGACAAAGGTAGCGCCCCAGAAAAGGGGGGCAAGGAGGGCAAATAGAATTGTATGTGATTACTCATTTTGTCATTGGTGCGACGATTGGGCTCGTGCTTGTGGATCCGGTCTTGGCTTTCCTTGGTGGATGCGTGAGTCATGCATTGGCCGATATGACTCCCCACCATGATCCCCAAGGCCTCATTCCTGGCTTGCTTAGCGTTGTACCGGTCTTGGGTATCGATTCACTTCTTGGATCCTGGGGTTACGGCCTGGCAGTTCTGGCGGGCGGCATCGGCGGTGTAATTCCTGATGCTGAGCATGTATTGACCTACCTTCATCGAGGTGATTCTTGATTGAGGTCTTAAGCTTTCCGTCCTCAGCCACGGCAGGAGCTGCTATGTCCTTCAAGTAGTGGAATTGACAATATTGATGGGGAACACCTGGTAAAAGCTCACTTACTGCAGCGCGAATGGACGATTGAGCATCGCTTATGACTCCCAGTATGGGATAACCTGATTCCACCACGGGTTTGAGTAACCGCTTTATGCTGCCAGCATCACTGCTCATAAGGACTTCCGCGCATAGGGCGCAATTTGTGAGCGCTTCCCTGACCACCCATAGAGTCTCATTTCCCCTCTCGGATTGCACTCCATCTATGGATATGAGCATACCCCCATTTTTCTCAATCTCCGGCGCGAGACCAGCGATCTTTTGAGGGTTAGTGTATTTAAGCAGCCTCATATAGGCCTCATACAGATACTGGATCTCACGTTCTGAGACATCTATCCCTCGCTCAATCATCCCCCTGTGTATCTGCTCCCGAGTATAGTGGTGGGTCAATTGCAGTACACCTACATGAACCACAACATCCAACCCGTAGGAGAATCCCTTCAGAGCCATGGCGTCCGCGATTGCAGATCGCCAGACAACGCCAGGGTGGGGACAATCAGGATTGGTGCATCTGAAGCCGAGATTCGATACAAATAGGACGCCGGCCAAGGTGATTATGTGCTTTCTCCAGACAGCATGGCAGCACTCTATTGGTCCGCCGCAATGGAGACATGTGTCATTCTCCAGACGGTAGGTCACTCGTTCAACCTCAGGGAATACCTTCGCCTTCTTCATAACTTGCATCAGCTCTCCTTATCGATACCCTTATTGGGTATCCTGCCCTTGATAAGGAGGACTTATCAGTCATTTAGCATGATGTGCGAATTTTACCGGCATCGAATCGGACAGGATTCAGCAACAAGCAGTTAGCGAAACCTTGCGAAGTTATGAGGAGTTAAGCGAATTGATAATAGGAGTTTAAGCTTGTTTAGAAGGGCTTGATTTGAAACTGCTATAATGATAATACGCGGCATAAATCCATGGGGTTAGCGGGGCGGGAGTGGATGCAGGCCACTCCCGTGAGGAAGTGCTAGCCTCCTTCCGGCAGTAGCCGGAGGCTCATACCATTAAATTATGGGCTTCTCATGTTCTCCTCGGAAAGGGGTGATATGCATTTGCCGGTTTGTATAGTCAGCTTTGAATTCCCGGGATACGATACAATAGCACCATACGGCTAATAAAAGGAGGATCATTTGAATGAAAACGCTCAGAATCGCTATTTGTCTTGCTGTCTGTATTACGGTAGCGACAGCTTTACCGGCGCTTGCCAGTACCCCGGAGCAGGAACTTGCGGGAATACTGGAACGTGCCATCAATGTGATGGATGCAATGATCAAGGGTGGTTATACCATAGAGCATATTGAGTTTGATTCAGTGAAATTGGGCGAGGTATATTCTGTCCCATATAATCTATACGCCGGGAATCTATACAAGATTATCGGTATCGGTGGAAACGGCATTGCCGACCTGGATATACATATCTTAGATAGCGATAACAATCTTCTTGCAGCTGATACTCTCAATGATGACGTACCTGAAGTGGATGTTTCTCCTAAAGCGGACGGCGCATTCCGTATCGATACCAGTTTCGAATCTCTGGAGCCAGCCCACAGCCCAAGTGAGTATTACTATTTCTGCTACATTGTTGGCTTTAGGCAGTAAGGTAGGCCAAAAAGGATTCCTACCGGCATAAAAGCATCGTGACTGAAAGTTAGCGCCCGGCCGGCAAACTCCGTCCGGGCACGATTTTTAGTCACGATGGCAGCCTCTCCCGGCGCGTGTTGATCAGTTTCAGCGCTTCGAACCATAAGATACCTGCTATTCCCGCGATCAATGCGGCCAGTAGGTCGACGAAATGCAAGGTGGCGGAACGGAATGGGCTGCGCAGGAATGGGACTTAGAGCACAAGGCCAAGAAAGACAAGTGCTCCTCCGGCGACCCACTGTAGCGCCGCGTTCGGCAGATGCAGCGCAGCCAGGATAGTCCTTTTTGACAAGGCAACGTCAAAGTCGTGCCTAGACTTCAGGGGAGGGATGAGCTAGGGCTCATATAAACTAGCTAAGGTGTCCTCCACGTAGATCAGTTACGATCCTTTCATCCTGGAACACCTGGCCAAGATACTAGTGACTTTCGTGTGAAGTTTGGCCTGTCGCCCAATGACAACTTCGTTGTTCTAAGGAAGGGAGATACATTGATCATGAAAAAACCCGAGAGGCCTAGAACAAATGATTTTTCCCTGCTTCTTGACAGGATTCACAATGCAACAAAAGACCTTCCCGGGGAGATCGGTCCTGATGATGTTTCCCTTGAAATCAAGGCCTATCGCCAGGAAAGAAAGCGGGAAGGATGAGAATAGTCCTGGAATGCGCAGATGCAGTCCCAGATCTCGACTTCATCCTATCTGGCGATGTTCACCTGCTCAAACTTAAGTCTCATAGGGGAATACCCATGGTACAGGCTCCCGAATTCCTGAAACACAGTGGCGTCATTCCTATACTTCCAGGTCAGCCACTACCTCAAAACCTCGATTTGCTGTAGAAGATGAGTTAGACGCCTCTTGACCATGGCTATTAGCTATGATACTATATTCATGGATACTATATACATTGCGTATATATATGGTCAAATGGAGGCTGTGTTATGGCCAATTATGTAAACGAAGGCCCATGCGGGCCATGCCCACCTCGCACTCACGCACGAATGGAGCGCTTCATGGAACCTTGCCTGCTCCTCTTGCTCCGGGGACAGCGATCGCACGGGTATGAACTAATGGAAAAGCTCCGGGAGCTGGGATTTGAAGGGAGTTCCGCGGACATGGCGACTCTCTACCGGACCCTCCGCCAACTCGAGGACAAGCAGGTAGTCACCTCATCGTGGGAAGAGGGAACGCAAGGCCCCCCGAAAAGGGTGTACGAACTAACCGAGGAAGGCGAAGCTCTCCTGCACGATTGGGCACGTGTGATTAGAGCAAACCGGTCCCGGCTGAGCAAGTTCCTTGATTTGTATGAGACTCTATGCCGGGAAGAGGGAAAAGGAGGCGGCAGCGATGTATAGCGTGGTCCTCTATTCTATATCCATCATCGCAGTACTCCTTTCGTGGAAAGCGAGCAAAGATAAGACACGAAAAGCCTTGCGGATCACGGCCAAATCCTTTGCCAAGATCGTTCCGGCTATGATCGGCATAATCGGAATCATTGGACTCCTTCTTACCTTGATCCCTCCCGAATGGATCTCCGGATATCTCGGAAAACAGGCAGGTATCGCGGGGACGATCGGGGCGGCAGTGTTCGGGGCCGTCACCTTGATTCCCGGGCTCATCGCTTTTCCCTTGGCCGGATCCCTCTATCGAGAAGGTGCTTCCGTGATGACCGTGGCTGCTTTCATCACCACCCTGACTATGGTAGGAATTGTTACCGCACCTGCTGAGATCCAACAGTTGGGCAGGAAGATGACCCTGTGGAGAAACGGACTGAGCTTCGTTTTCGCCCTGATTATCGCATTTGTAATGGGGGCAGTGCTGGGATGAGAAAAGTCGTGACAGAGTATAGATTGGTGGTTCTCGTTGTCCTCGCCAACCTGGTGCTGTGGTACCTTTCGCCCTCAAAGGCCGCAGAATCGGCCAGCACGGCCGGCAAGTTCCTGAAAGAAATGCTCTTGATCTTGCCTCCAGTGTTCTTGTTCGTAGGGCTCCTGGATGTCTGGGTGCCGAGGGCAATCGTAGAGAGAAGCGTGGGTCAGAGGTCGGGCATCAAGGGTGTGGCCATCTCGATGCTGCTCGGCTGTGCAACGGTCGGCCCGCTCTATGCAGCGTTTCCCCTCGCCGCCGCGCTTCTGAAGAAGGGCGCGAGCGTGTTCAATATCGTCGTATTCCTTACTGTAAAGGCGGGCGGAGAGATACCTCTAGTGGCCATGGAAGCGAAGTTCCTGGGTTTCCCCTTTGCTCTCCTCCGTCTGGCGTTGACGTTCGTTACCGCACCGATCATCGGGTGGATCGTGGAAAGGGTAGTCGGCCATTCCTACAGGTCACAGAGTGCGAAACCGATGCTAAGTGAATAGAGGATAGCCTATGGCAGAGGGTCTCAACCAGATATCGCAATAAAGGGGGCCCAAACCATATGTCGCCTGCGCCGCGCCCGGCGGGCCGTTTGAGTATGGCCCTCCGCATAGGGTTTATCGGAATTTCCTCTGAATATACCTTTGGAGATGAAGTGTTTCGGGGATATGAATACGCCATGACGCAGGCAGGCCTTGAGGTGCTGCCCGAATATATTGTGCCGGACGTATTCAAAGAAAGGGATGGCATTGTGAGGGTCCTAGAGTTGACCCCGAGGCCTACTGCCATTTTTGCAGCCTGCGATGAGGTGGCCATGGATGTAATCCGGATTGCCGAGCGTAAGGGCATCTGGGTCCCGAGGATGTTGTCGGTCATAGGCATGGATGATGTTTATGTTTCTTCGATTGTGAGCCCTCCCTTGACAACGGTGAGGATTGACAGGTCCAGGATGGGCCGCACAGCGGTTCAACTGTTATTTGAGCGGATTAGAGGAAAGGGGCATATGGAAGATAAGGGGACGATGTTGGAGGTTATCCCCAATCACCTGGTGATCCGTGAATCGTGTTGTCCACCCGAACGCCATTAGCGTCCGGCAGAAGGCGGGGTGAGAAATTTATTTTTACTCGATTAGAAACCGGTTTCTAAAGTCTCGTGTATTTTAAAAGGGCGCTATCTGAGGAGAAAACTCTAGCGGGGGAAGGATTTAGCGTTAAGGAGGGGACATTCAGTATGAATGAGAAACTTGCTATTCATGGAGGCCAACCAGTGAGGACGAAACCCAACCCGCCCATGTTTCCCGGCGGCATGGCTATCGACGAGAGGGAGGAGGCTGCGGTCCTGGAGG
This genomic interval carries:
- a CDS encoding PadR family transcriptional regulator gives rise to the protein MANYVNEGPCGPCPPRTHARMERFMEPCLLLLLRGQRSHGYELMEKLRELGFEGSSADMATLYRTLRQLEDKQVVTSSWEEGTQGPPKRVYELTEEGEALLHDWARVIRANRSRLSKFLDLYETLCREEGKGGGSDV
- a CDS encoding transposase; translated protein: MQVMKKAKVFPEVERVTYRLENDTCLHCGGPIECCHAVWRKHIITLAGVLFVSNLGFRCTNPDCPHPGVVWRSAIADAMALKGFSYGLDVVVHVGVLQLTHHYTREQIHRGMIERGIDVSEREIQYLYEAYMRLLKYTNPQKIAGLAPEIEKNGGMLISIDGVQSERGNETLWVVREALTNCALCAEVLMSSDAGSIKRLLKPVVESGYPILGVISDAQSSIRAAVSELLPGVPHQYCQFHYLKDIAAPAVAEDGKLKTSIKNHLDEGRSIHAQHQELHRRCRPPELPGRNPRIQEVNRYPRPVQR
- a CDS encoding permease, which codes for MRKVVTEYRLVVLVVLANLVLWYLSPSKAAESASTAGKFLKEMLLILPPVFLFVGLLDVWVPRAIVERSVGQRSGIKGVAISMLLGCATVGPLYAAFPLAAALLKKGASVFNIVVFLTVKAGGEIPLVAMEAKFLGFPFALLRLALTFVTAPIIGWIVERVVGHSYRSQSAKPMLSE
- a CDS encoding substrate-binding domain-containing protein produces the protein MSPAPRPAGRLSMALRIGFIGISSEYTFGDEVFRGYEYAMTQAGLEVLPEYIVPDVFKERDGIVRVLELTPRPTAIFAACDEVAMDVIRIAERKGIWVPRMLSVIGMDDVYVSSIVSPPLTTVRIDRSRMGRTAVQLLFERIRGKGHMEDKGTMLEVIPNHLVIRESCCPPERH
- a CDS encoding permease gives rise to the protein MYSVVLYSISIIAVLLSWKASKDKTRKALRITAKSFAKIVPAMIGIIGIIGLLLTLIPPEWISGYLGKQAGIAGTIGAAVFGAVTLIPGLIAFPLAGSLYREGASVMTVAAFITTLTMVGIVTAPAEIQQLGRKMTLWRNGLSFVFALIIAFVMGAVLG
- a CDS encoding phenylacetate--CoA ligase family protein, which translates into the protein MMNLIHEGYRLLQHNRWPRERILRFSEERFSQVVKFAFSERPFYRDLYRAWGIREADLPHLTPQDLPIITKDDVRGNFERIAPHPVIPSHKWAFDAGDPASKSIDGYILVHSSGSTGKPCNFLYDERAMTAVEANMIRISMLGKNSITLRDFPIRVLYVASVGSGYASTALALSGIEKYGARSVILNVQDPWETWVDRIQRFNPNYLGGYPSCIKLIADLQKEGKICIHPKKIITGGEPLSEETSWYLQKTFGADIIDYYACTESLVIGIGMNSQKGLYLFDDMNYCEVDEHNRLIITPLYNRAFPLIRYRLDDMVEGFNRQGTGALPYTYIDRILGRDEEIMWFRNGEWKWDFLHPLFLDDLDVPGIKQYQFVQTGETSLVIRVVGEPEIPEQELRLKISDQMNSFLARKNLGNIRYSVEFCESLKADPLTGKTKLVEKTAKISP